The following proteins are encoded in a genomic region of Phragmites australis chromosome 9, lpPhrAust1.1, whole genome shotgun sequence:
- the LOC133928893 gene encoding guanosine nucleotide diphosphate dissociation inhibitor 2-like, whose amino-acid sequence MDEEYDVIVLGTGLKECILSGLLSVDGLKVLHMDRNDYYGGDSTSLNLNQLWKKFRGEDKPPAHLGASRDYNVDMVPKFMMANGTLVRTLIHTDVTKYLSFKAVDGSYVFSKGKIYKVPATDMEALKSPLMGLFEKRRARNFFIYVQDYNEADPKTHQGLDLTRVTARELIAKYGLSDDTVDFIGHALALHRDDRYLDEPALDTIKRMKLYAESLARFQGGSPYIYPLYGLGELPQGFARLSAVYGGTYMLNKPECKVELDMEGKVCGVTSEGETAKCKKVVCDPSYLPNKVRKIGRVVRAIAIMSHPIPNTNESHSVQIILPQKQLGRKSDMYVFCSSYTHNVAPRGKFIAFVSAEAETDNPQSELKPGIDLLGSVDELFYDIYDRYEPVNEPSLDNCFVSTSYDATTHFETTVTDVLNMYTMITGKTVDLSVDLSAASAAEEY is encoded by the exons ATGGATGAGGAGTACGACGTGATCGTGCTGGGCACGGGGCTCAAGGAGTGCATCCTCAGCGGCCTCCTCTCCGTCGACGGCCTCAAG GTGTTGCATATGGATAGAAATGACTACTATGGAGGAGATTCCACCTCACTCAATCTTAACCAG CTCTGGAAGAAGTTTAGAGGGGAAGACAAGCCCCCAGCACATCTTGGTGCAAGCAGAGATTACAATGTGGACATGGTTCCAAAG TTTATGATGGCAAATGGGACATTGGTTCGAACCCTCATCCACACTGATGTGACGAAGTACTTATCATTCAAAGCTGTTGATGGGAGCTATGTTTTCAGTAAAGGGAAG ATTTACAAGGTCCCTGCCACCGATATGGAGGCTCTGAAGTCCCCTTTGATGGGCCTCTTTGAGAAGCGCAGAGCAAGGAACTTCTTCATTTATGTCCAAGATTACAATGAAGCTGATCCAAAAACGCATCAAGGGTTGGACCTTACTAGGGTGACAGCTAGAGAACTTATAGC AAAATATGGTTTGAGCGATGATACAGTGGATTTCATTGGACATGCGCTTGCTCTTCATAGAGATGATCGTTATCTTGATGAACCGGCACTTGATACCATAAAAAGGATGAAA CTATATGCAGAGTCTCTTGCACGCTTTCAAGGAGGCTCACCGTATATTTATCCACTATATGGGCTGGGTGAGCTACCACAG GGTTTTGCACGTCTGAGTGCTGTTTATGGTGGTACTTACATGTTAAATAAGCCAGAGTGCAAG GTTGAATTGGATATGGAAGGGAAAGTGTGTGGTGTTACATCAGAAGGTGAAACTGCAAAGTGCAAGAAGGTTGTCTGTGATCCTTCGTATTTACCCAACAAG GTTAGGAAGATCGGTAGAGTCGTACGTGCAATTGCTATTATGAGCCACCCAATCCCAAATACAAATGAGTCCCACTCAGTTCAGATTATTTTGCCGCAGAAACAACTTGGACGCAAGTCAGACAT GTATGTTTTCTGTTCCTCATACACACACAATGTTGCGCCAAGAGGGAAGTTCATTGCATTTGTGTCTGCCGAAGCAGAGACGGATAATCCCCAGTCTGAGCTAAAGCCTGGAATTGATCTACTTGGCTCTGTCGATGAGCTATTTTATGATATCTATGACAGATATGAACCAGTGAATGAACCATCTCTTGATAATTGCTTTGTCTCAACA AGCTATGATGCCACCACACATTTTGAGACAACTGTGACAGACGTTCTTAACATGTATACAATGATCACTGGAAAG